The Grus americana isolate bGruAme1 chromosome 8, bGruAme1.mat, whole genome shotgun sequence genome includes a region encoding these proteins:
- the SPATA46 gene encoding spermatogenesis-associated protein 46 produces MESFVLPTISIGAMPHGTRTSSPEAPCPWGPASLPAPLGGELPARTCTIYRPWFSPYSYFMCTKGATQQHLGSLSSSLATSTQEPEEPDDLSEIVCSSSGSSDKPQLPERGRPASSGASITIRDILTASQQQPVPHHGYQCMSCCRVFPTLWSVKTHIQHSSQEGYSCKVYYRRLKALWEKEHKEQEAAAPRAPM; encoded by the exons ATGGAGAGCTTTGTCCTGCCCACCATTTCCATCGGGGCCATGCCCCACGGCACCAGGACAAGCAGCCCAGAGGCCCCGTGCCCCTGGGGCCCTGCCAGCCTGCCTG CCCCGCTGGGCGGCGAGCTCCCTGCCCGCACCTGCACCATCTACCGGCCTTGGTTCTCACCCTACAGCTACTTCATGTGCACCAAAGGAGccacccagcagcacctgggcagcctctcctccagcctggccaccagcacccaggAGCCTGAGGAGCCAGATGACCTCTCAGAGATTGTCTGCTCCTCCTCCGGCTCCTCGGACAAGCCCCAGCTCCCTGAGAGGGGCAGACCAGCCAGCAGCGGAGCCAGCATCACCATCCGGGACATCCTCACcgcttcccagcagcagccggTGCCCCACCACGGCTACCAGTGCATGTCATGCTGCCGCGTCTTCCCCACGCTGTGGTCGGTCAAGACCCACATCCAGCACAGCTCCCAGGAGGGCTACAGCTGCAAGGTGTACTACCGCAGGCTCAAGGCGCTGTGGGAGAAGGAGCACAaggagcaggaggctgcagcccccagggcGCCCATGTAG